GACACACCTACCGAGGACATGATCCTAGATAGGAGGATATGGAGATCGATGATTAGGGTAGAAGAGGTTAGTAGGTAGTCAAGCGTTGTCTAGTTTTTCTTATCCGTGCTTTTACTGTTGCTACTCACTTAGTatcttattcttttatttttattacatatGGTTCTCTTTGCTTTGATTCGTACAATATGTTGTTGCTAGGGTTCTTTTCCCCATTTTTTTCAGCATGACTTCTTCACTaatgtttttccttttcataCCTGCTTTGAAATGTTTtacttgagctgagggtctatcGGAACAACTTCTCTACTTTTACGGTAGGGGTAAGGTTAGCATATACATCACCCTCCCAAACCAAATCAAAgacattgttgttgttgttatgactGTTGTACTTCATTTACGTTTATTTTTAATGGACTGAATTACTCTGAAACCTGTCTTTTCACCGATGTACCGATATTCTATGTTTGAAAGTTTGCATTAGTCTGTAGAACTTTCAAGAGTGTATTTATCTTCTATTCTTTGTAATTACAGAACATGATGttatgataatatttttctccttgcTTTGGTGTGCAGTGTGACTTGTATCCTTCGCTGGGCAACCTACAAAGAGGAACCAACATGTCCTCAGTGTAAGCATCCATTTGAGTTTCTCTACATCCATCGCTCACTTGATGGAAGGTAACTGATTAGTTTTGAGtaagttttcctttatttaaaatatttgtgatACATCATGATGCTAATGAACTCGGTCAGTGTATTATCTGACTAACACTGTTATATGCAATGGTGAATGAAATTATAAAACCATGAGCACAATAGTGGAAATatgtgttcattgatgaggttgaGACTAGCAGAATGGTGTTATTTTATAAGTTTGTGACTGctactattttcttaaattttgatgTCTATTTGGATGGTTTCTATGTTTGTCAAGCTTGCAGGTTAGTACcgtgtcattttcttatttgcTGGAATAACATTTTGATTTATAGTTGTCCAATTATGTTTTGTACAGTTCAGTTACCTTGGTAACTCCACCTTcgttttttgataaattttcgGTTGTGTCTGGGCTTCGATTATCCATTGGGTGCCTGCTATCTCCAACTAGACACTAGATAAGTCTGTGCACCAAGGTTTAGGCAAATGAGAAGAATTCATCTAGCTTAGTATCTTTTGGTGGTCGAACCTTGGTTCTGAATGTGTCACTCCAACCCTTCTAGGACTAGGTCAGCTTCTTGGGGGGAAACTGGACCTTTAAAGTTGTGCCGTATATGAGTTGCCTCATCTTTGCTTTGGTTTTGTGTTGATGCAACCTCCAGAGGGCAGGAGGGGAGGTGAAGTCTTGGATTTTGAATTCTATTTGTAGCTGGTGACTGATTTTGAATTCTATTTGTAGCTGGTAAATTCTATCCTCTTGAGTAATAATTATTTGTCCATTTTAACAGCCTTCATGACTACATGTTTGAGGAGAGCGTTTGCCTTCTCATCAGGGCATCATGGTTTAAACCTTTGATTGTGGAGGAAAGGACAGAGATTGATGATGACATGGATGACCTGTACATGTATGATGATGCAGATGATGTTTTTACAGATGATTATTTCATAAGCAGTTCTTCAAGACTCCGTATAGGCAATAGACGATGGGGAGACAATGGATATGTCAGTGCAGGAAGGCAAGAAGCAAGGCCTGTTTATCGACCAAACCCTCAGGAATCGGGTGCTGGTTCCTCCCGCGAGCCCAATAAGGAGACTGCTGCTCCTAAAGAACTTGTTGGGCGGCGTGCCAAGAGGGCACTGAAGCGTGAAGCTGCTGATAAGGCGGCCGCTGAGAAACACCAGCAGCGTTTGGTGAGGATGGGTCGGAAATGAGTTCTGCTCTTGGACGACGACCCTAAAGATCATGACTTCAGGAATCACACACCCACTGTAcatatttcacttcttttatttGTAAAATAATTGACACAGTAAAGATGCTGGATATACTGGTAAATGGGATGGATCATGTTCATAACCTGTTGTCAATTCAGATACATATAATCATTGACAAATGGAAAAGGAAGCTCCTTGTTTCCCCAATAAATGTACGTTGTTAGGTGAATTTCATATTTATCGTTTAGATCCTTGAGATTTAGGTATCTATTCCACTTCCCATTTCTGCTTCAGATGTTAAGCTAGCTATGGACGGAGGATTCAAGAAGACCTGTAAATTTGTTTAGTTGAATAATACAATAATGGTAGTAATCGAACTTTCATATAACTTGATGTAAAATTTCTCAAGTGTTTCTTAATTTCTCCTATATAATGGTGTTCTTCATTGAAAAAGAATATTTCAAATCTAAAGCCTCTATGAATACTTTATATTTTTGTCGGTGTTGGTCTCTgcacaaataataattaattcttCTAATAGCATTTTAAACTTCATGCGTACATTTTATCCTCCTCAGACTCCACGGTGTGGAATTTCATTGGGTTGTTGTAACATTTTAAACTTCATAAGTGGAAGGCATGCCAATTGTCAATGCTGCCTTACCTCAAAGTGGATGCCAAATAGATAGTGAGCTTTAGTTGACCAATCAATAGTCTATTGAATTGAAAATGAGCAAATGCCCCTCCAGGTCCTCTAAAACAATTTGCAATGGTGATATCATCTTCATGAATAATTCACTTTTACAAACATAACTCAATTGCAAGAAAAACTTCTTCAAAATCACATATGGAATTGTTGCTAATGAGAGCAATTCTCTTATGGGAATAATTACTATAAACTTTTGTTATGTCACTCTAAGCAGAACAGGAAAAGATGAATAGATGACCAAAACAATGATAAAACCAGATATTGAATACCATGATCAGACATAGTTCAAAAGAAGGCTCTGCTACCATAAAATACTCTTGAATTTTCTTTCCTGTTATTGTTCATATCTGATGATGAGCTTCCATGATCTTTCTGATCAGTTTTATCCAAGTCCAGTGGCAGCTTCATCTTTGCCAATGACTCAGTAAACTGATGCATACTTCTCATGTACATATCCACTATCTGCTGTTGCATACCTGACTGCTCTGCATCAATCTTAATGATATTCCCTAATGGAGCTGAAAAAACCACATGGGGTTCTTgcctttcttcatcttctttcttAATTGAGTCCTTTTTATTATCACTGATCTTTTTATCTGGTGAGGAGTCTGCTGAGTTCCTGTCATCACTTAGAGAACTTGTCATTGAGGAGCTAAGGAACCAAGAATTTTGAATGCTTTCTTTGGGAGAAATATTTGAGGAGTTatcatcttcttcctcttctgaTGGATTAATTGCAGCCATTTCATAGTCATTCTgtggctgttgttgttgttgattgtcatgATGATGACTATGGAATGCAGCAAGTTGGAGAAATGAACCTCCTAAGTCAAAATATTGAGACACCATTTCTTGATTCTCTTTAACTAAACTGATCTCAGGGAACTCTATTCTGGAATACTCAACTGGATCAATAATCTGAGATGTATTTCTGTCTAGTAACACAACTTCTGAACttatagaagaagaagatgatggtGAACAAGAAGGATTGTTGGATACTGAAATGGGATTGTTGGTATTCAAGAAAAGGGACAATTTGACTATACCAGCAGGGGAATGAAACAAATCAGTGGAAGAAAGGCCAAAAACTTGAGTAATTTTTCCTTTGCCAACAATTGAAGAAATAGGAACTAAAGCAAAACCCAAGAGTTGATCTTCCATTAAGGCTTTGGCTCTACTTAGcatccagatttcacatttgaGGATAGAATCAACTTGGGAAACTTTCATTGCTAAATCTTCATTGAAATCTGGATTTTTGCCACCACCATGTATGATCCTTGTTGATATAGCTTCATCAGGATTGTACGTAAGCGAAAATTTGGCGTATACATCTTGGTTGTTATAGATGCAGATATTGTGAATGTTCCTAGCATGGTGgacatgaatttcaagaattccTGAGAGTTCAGATTCTGAATCTGTACTTAAATCGGGGTTGTATAGAAAACCTGTTGATGTTTGCTTGAAGGAGTccatcaaaggaaaaatcaaGACTCTGGTTCCTTAGAAAGAATAGGGGTAGGTTGGTTGCCTTGGGTGTTAGGTTGCTATAATCAAACATATTTCATGTTGCTTTATCTGGTTCTTTGGGAGGCAAGAATAAGCTAAAAAATATAggtgtgttagtacatagaacaCATTACTTAGAGTGCAAACGTTACATTGGAGGTTTGGAACTTAACTTTCTTTGTTTCTTTAAGTGGAATGGAGTTCTAAGACAAGGATAAGAGTGACTTTGAGTTGAAATATAAAAGTTTATAAACAAATTGAGCAGGTGGAATGAAGTGAGAAGTAGGTAATATAGAATGGGAAGGTCTGATAAAGTAAGAGTTTAATTTGTGTACATTCAcagcaaaaataattttatactatGGGGTCACTCCAAAAATAACtacaagtaaaaaaaatagtattagaAACCTAGAAAAAGGTAATCATCTATAAATAGGTAGGATTATTAACCTGGAAAAGAAGACAAATTACTTGCTGACATATAAATACATTAAtagttaatatttttatttgcattATCAATGTGTAAAGATCTTTGTGGCCTAATCCTTTTACAGACTCCACACATAGCGAAAACTTTGTGCATTGgactatctttttctttttaatcaatgtgtatatgttaaatttaaaaagaaattactaGCAGGGAGAGTAACTATGATAAGAGGAAGGTTTTGTTTTCAAGTAAACAACTAAAACatgagattttcatgtttttttttcccTTGTCACAAAACTTCTTGTTGGTTTAATTGATTGACAACATTCTAGAGTGAAGATCCTTTTCAAATctaattaggaaattttgcacTAAAAAAAGGGAAAGACATTTGTAAATGGAgcatgatgataatgatgatgtagTGAGAAAGAGATTGACATTTTTCTTCCTCCACTTTTTAATGCTTTTAGGGAGTGGGTGAGAGATATTTGGTTTGCTTTGCTTTGCTTGGCATTGCAGCTTCCTCAATTTGCTATCACCACCTATTGAAAAATGGAGGTCCTACCATCTCCATTTCATCATTCATGGCTCTTATTCAAAGATTCCCTTCAAAGTCTGAATAGATTTTGTCATGTGTTACAATAACTTTACCTACTCTTAATTTAACAAGGGGCTTGAGATAATTTAGTAAATTAGTTTTTACATAggatttaatttattctttttcctaataAAATTGCCATCATCAAGGCATAGATCCTTGATGTTAAGGTCTGGCACACTGACTGACGGAGCTAGAAATGTTCAAtagtaattaaataattttttattttttaatacaaaaaaggtacatcaaaaattttaaaatcaaactacACAATATTAGTAATCAACTTCTTTGTAATGAACGGATAtaccaaaaattttaaaatttgactaCACAAGATTAGTAATTGACTTTTCTTAATGAATGAATGAACCAATTTTTTAAATCAGAATGAATAATATTTAGCTATAATGAGaacatatttaataaaatatgaagtaaatggaccaaaaagaaacaaaagaaagtTCAGCCTAGAAAGAAATCTATTGTAGGGTTTAAGCTTTCAATGGCCTCTAGAGACAAGAAGAATGAAGGagattttttctaattttttgtgGAGCATTTTCACGTTCGATTTTGTCAGAGTTGTAGAACTACATTTAAATTCtatttcataaatttaatgaaaattaaAAGAAGGTCAACGACACATAGGTTAGTAATTAAGGATTATTGAATTAGATAACAAATTTATGAACTATTATtataacacaattttttttcttgtttttattaACAGATTCCATCTTTTCCAGACCAACAAAATAGTTGTAGAAAAGCATAAAAGAGGACATATTTTGTTTCAACTTCTGGtacatatacaaattatataaaCTCCTATCTGCTTAGAGATCAAATAGTAGACGAAAAAGTAAATTATATAAACTCCTATTTGCTTAGAGATCAAATAGTAGACGAAAAAGTTAGTGAGTGAGGTTCACTCTGTGTTGgtcttttaaaaataagaaaaaattatctaaaacacacaacttattttattatattttttaaaatttttaaaaaaaattacaaaaattcctacTCTCTCCTATTCTCGGATTCGTCACTTTATGCGATATATCGGTAGGATACATCACTATACGTGATGTATCCGGACGTCGGATACATCattttacgcgatgtatcgatcggatacatcactttacgcgatgtatcgatctgatacatcactttacgcgatgtatcaggACATCAGATACATATcattttacgtgatgtatcagtcGGATACATTACTTATGCTATGCATCAGGACGTTTTGGAATGTATCCGGATTTCACCAAATTTaagggatttttgtaatttggaaAAAAGATAGGAATAGAATGTAATTAACTTTTAACATTATGAGATTTGTGTAATCCTTAAATCAAAACAATAAGCGCATAACTATGCTGCTTTATCTGATTGTGACAAAGGTattcaaaacataatatataatcTATCAAGTAGCATTTTACTTATTTATACCGTATAATTTTTCAGTAAAAGGTGTTCATCTAACCACCATTAACATATTATAGCTCAGCCCCTGATCTGGCATCATTTTTGTCTTGCCCATTCAttcatatgaagaaaaaaaaagacaaacagGCGAAAGAGGGGGGCAAAGACCTGTCCTCAAAGGTACACGAATTTTAGGTTTTCTGGCTCGTGAATTATGGGTCGTCTATGTAGACTGACCCAATCTGATTCAATGTATTTCTAGAAAATAAGATAAACGTGATTTTAAAAAGGTGTGAAAACAATTACTTGATAACCGTTCAACCGCAACAAATGATCCCTTTTTAAAAGTAGTGTTTTTCCTCTGTTTCAAAGATACAAAGACAGAAACAACAAGAGGAAAAAtgcgaaaagaaaaaaaaatctctttcTTCGTATTAACATCAACTCAAGATAGACACTTTGTTTGTGAGCCAAATTTTGTTTCCTAGTGGTTCGAAGAGGGAATTTGGAGCAATCGGTTTTAGTAGCAAAATCAACAACTTCCACTGCAAATATAAGGTACACAACCCCGATTTTGCTCTTGAATTTCTTACAAGAATAATGGTAAATTACCATCTGCAAAAAGAAGATATGGGAGGGATACTATACATTTCCCATCTAAGTTATACATGATATATATACTTGACTAAAGAAAGAGTTGTTCTTATCATATCTTCTTCTTATGCTAGGAAGTTGACTCTTATCAAGTTGCTATTTTCACTTGATGTAGCCTATTTTGCAAAGATAATCATTGAAATTTTCTTCATTGTACCACATGTTTAAGTTTCTCTAATGTGTCACACATGTTGATCcaattttcttctatatttaCTATTGAAAAAGAATAATTGATGGCAACCTTGATATGTAAATATGTCTGAATCTTCATCTTGTGACATTCAGCTTGTTTTGATCTCTATATCCACATGAGGTCCATATCCTCCAAATTACCTAACAAATAATGATGTGCATAACTTGTTGGACGAATTTGTGAATGTTGTTCTTGGGTTTGACATCCCACGAGTTCTTGAGAATTAATGactttttaaaacatattaacaGTATTCGACGACAGTTTAAGAACATTAGTGATCTAAAACCAAAATTAAATGGAAGCcttaaacttaaaaaaaatgttaacaatgtttatataattaatttcttttaatatctTTCTTCGATTGATAATATAATTAACCTATATTATCTTTTATGAGTCATTTGTCACGGACTTacacttcaactaagacctccgtacggcacttgacaacttactcacgaatctttcacgatcttgcaagctcaagtaagttTTTTAGACTACATCACTAAAGTAAcactagattgtaagaaagacaagagagcttttatgaagaaggctttgtaTTGCTTTGAAAGATTGCTTGTTTGCTTCATTGGTGTACAAATGAATGACCCCTTCTATT
This region of Solanum dulcamara chromosome 9, daSolDulc1.2, whole genome shotgun sequence genomic DNA includes:
- the LOC129902092 gene encoding uncharacterized protein LOC129902092, translated to MATVVEFECPQLVNDIQDLFIEPQNKMKSTAEETHRVGCENNHHGICVVCLNKIMLQETALVKGCEHAYCVTCILRWATYKEEPTCPQCKHPFEFLYIHRSLDGSLHDYMFEESVCLLIRASWFKPLIVEERTEIDDDMDDLYMYDDADDVFTDDYFISSSSRLRIGNRRWGDNGYVSAGRQEARPVYRPNPQESGAGSSREPNKETAAPKELVGRRAKRALKREAADKAAAEKHQQRLVRMGRK
- the LOC129902091 gene encoding uncharacterized protein LOC129902091, which translates into the protein MDSFKQTSTGFLYNPDLSTDSESELSGILEIHVHHARNIHNICIYNNQDVYAKFSLTYNPDEAISTRIIHGGGKNPDFNEDLAMKVSQVDSILKCEIWMLSRAKALMEDQLLGFALVPISSIVGKGKITQVFGLSSTDLFHSPAGIVKLSLFLNTNNPISVSNNPSCSPSSSSSISSEVVLLDRNTSQIIDPVEYSRIEFPEISLVKENQEMVSQYFDLGGSFLQLAAFHSHHHDNQQQQQPQNDYEMAAINPSEEEEDDNSSNISPKESIQNSWFLSSSMTSSLSDDRNSADSSPDKKISDNKKDSIKKEDEERQEPHVVFSAPLGNIIKIDAEQSGMQQQIVDMYMRSMHQFTESLAKMKLPLDLDKTDQKDHGSSSSDMNNNRKENSRVFYGSRAFF